ATTGTGCTACTTTTACATCGCTTTAATGAGGCACACGCTTCACAGAAGCAATAAATTTTTTTTCATCATTTGTGTTTTTAGAATCGTGTCGCAAGATGCGATTCTTTTTTATTGGTGTTCTTTTTCATACCTGATTAACAAATCGTTAAAATAGCTGTAAGTGATGCTGCCTTCCTGTTGGTTTGTTTTTAGAAAAATATTATTTGTAAACCCAAAGAATGAATCTAAAACTCCGGAATGTCTGTATCGAAACATTATTTCATATAGCCTGTCTCTTTTCATTCCTGGAGAATATCGGGCAATAACAGCTTTTACAAATTTTTCATCCTGCTCTACAATCAAATTTAACAGGCTTTTAAGCACGAAATACTCCGTGCTGTATTTCAAATCCATGTTCCGGGAGTTTACACCAATTAAATACCCTATAAAATTAGCTTCCTGTTCACGCGCATAGCCCAGCTGGTGGGCGCTCTCATGTGCTAAAGTGAATGGGAGATGTGTCGAAGGTAATTTTGGATTGTACTGAGCTTCCGCAGTAAATGGATTATAGTAGCCGTAAATCCCAGTGTAACTCATGATGTCTTTGAATAGGGAAGATTTAAAGCTGTCAACATCACTTCCGGCTTTTGGGTTAAGGAATTGCGGTAACTGCTTCTGATTCCTGAGAATTTCTTCCACCACCAAATTTTTATCATAAACCTTAAAAACACCGTTCCGGTCTTCCTGTACCTGTGCTCTGGTTCTTTTACATTTCTCAAGATATATCAGGGATAATGCTTTTGCGTCATCCAGTTTTATTTCGTAATCGGGAAGCTTTTCACTTATTGGATCCTGGAAATACAGCAGTCCCCAAAATATCTGATAACTAAAATAGATTATATTTAAAATGATCAGCAGCCTGACACCATTCCGTTGGCCCCGCTTCAGAACGGTTCTTAAAATCAGATAAATTAATAAGACGGCAAGCAAAACATAAAAAACATCGCCCACCGAAAAATTAAATTTTGAAAAAAGGCTTTGGTGAATGGCTTTTTGCTTTTCAAAGAATGACTCAGCCAGCCGGATGATAAAATCTATTTTTGAGAATAGGTAGAACAAAAGAAATTGGGCAAGTAAAACACCTGCCCAAAACCTTTTCTTTGATAATATTTTTGTATTATTAATGGCCACCTTCTGTTTTTACTTTGTCAAGTTCAATTCCCTGAGCCCTGAGGATTCCTGTAACGCGCACAGCATAGAACGCAAGGTATGCAAAACACACGATTCCAACAATATAGCTGAAATGAATATTGGTAAGATCAGCGATATAGCCCTGAAGCAAACTCACGATACCTCCACCCATAATCATCATGATCAGATAACCGGAACCTTCATTGGTGTGTTTTCCCAATCCATTAATTGCAAGAGCAAAAATACATGGCCATAAAGTAGAGCAGAACAGACCTACGCTGGTAAATGCATAAACAGAAACCATTCCGGAAGTCAGCATCCCGATCAACAGTGCCAGAATCCCAAGGCAGGAAAAGATAAGAAGCATTCTTGCCGGATTACCTTTGCTCGCAATGTCAGCCGCAATCATCACCAAAATTACGAACGCATAAATATAGAAAGGTTTGAGATCGTGCTGAGCAATAAAGTTAACCAACAGGAATACCGCAAAAGCAAGATATGGCGCGATAAACCTCATGGTTTTCTTGAAGCCAGCTCCGGCATCAAACGCTTCTACAGCGCCGGTCCATCTGCCGATCATCAAAGATGCCCAGTATAAAGAAACATAAGGTGCGATATCTTTAGTTTCAAAACCAAGATTGTTTTCCATATAAGCCGGTAAATTACTCGCAGTGGAGACTTCCACACCAACATACACGAAAATCGCAATCATTCCCAAAACCAATTGTGGGAAAGCAAAAGCACTTTTGCGGTGATGCCCAGGCTGTAAATCATGGGTATCTGCAGTATTGGTTTCAGTGGCTTTAGGCAGAGATGAAAATTTAAGCAGGAGCGCAACTAAAACAAAAGCCGCACCTAAAATCAGATACGGAATTTTAACAGATTCAACGCTTGCTTCAGTATTTGCTGCTGTTGCGGAACCGAAAATTGCGAAAGAAACAATAAGCGGGCCGATGGTCGTACCAAAATTGTTGATACCGCCGGCCATCGTCAGTCTTTGTGATCCGGTTTCATTTGGCCCTAATGCGATTGCCAGTGGATTAGCAACAATCTGTTGAAGGGAGAATCCCAAACCTACCGTGAAAAGTCCCGATATCATCAGGACAAAAGAACCTGCGTTTGCCGCAGGAATAAACAGGAGCGTGCCCGCTGCAGAAATCAGCAAACCTAATATCAAACCGTTTTTGTAACCGATTTTATTGATTAAATCCTGCTTCATCCCCTTAGAAATTAACATATAAATAAGGGATCCCACCGTATATGCCACATAAAACGCAAACTGAACCATTTGGCTCTGCATTTGGGTCAGGTTAAAAGCTTTCTTGAAAACCGGAATCAAAATGTCGTTACTCGCAGCAACGAAGCCCCAGAAGAAAAATACAGTAACCAGCGGGATAAACTGTCCCCAGTTGGTTTGTTTGGTGTTTACAGACATATTTTTGGTAATTGTTAAAACAAATATAATTATTTATTTGGTTTCAAAGTATTCAGTCAGCGTCTTTTTTATCTCATTATGAGAAATTAATTTCAGCTCCTGTGTATTTGCTGAAGGTTCAAGAATTTCATTTAAATAAACCTGAACCTTTCCCGGAAAACCCTTCGAATAATCAAACGGAAACATTTCCTTCAAGCCTGCAAAAGTATAAACCGCTATTGGAAAATCATGTTTGGCTGAGAGAATGAACGCTCCGTCTTTAAAGGTATCCAGTATGATCGAACTGTCATCGGGAACGCCGCCCTCCGGGAAGATCACAATATTTTGTCCGTGGTTCATTTTTTCTGCTGCCCGGCGGTAAACATCGGCGCGGCTGCGCGGATCTTTACGGTCCACCAGAATGCATATTCTTTTATAGATAATACTGAAAACGGGGATGTTGGCAAGTTCTTTTTTCCCGATGAAACATAAGGGATGGTGCGGATGAAGAACGCTCATCAGCATAATATCAATAATCGAAGTATGATTAGATATGAAAATATATTGCCTTTTTTTATCGATGGATTTTTCGGTCTTTTTGATGAGTTCGTAGCGGAATCCCATGCCGTAAAAAAGTATGATACACCACCAGCGGATAAAGATGTAGGCATATTTGAAATGAGATTCTTTGATGGAAAGCAGGATTACCGGCAGGCCAAAAATCAGGATAAATAGAAATGCCAGAAATAGGAACCAGGCGCGCCACAGATAATTCAGAATTTTTTTCATAGAAATTTTCTGCCTCAAAAATATAAAAATTTAGGTGCTGAGGTTATCCGCTGAAAATAATTCTTTTTTTAACGGAGTAATTCAAGACAGAAACCAAAACGATTGCAGCGATCTTGCTCAGCATTTCCGGGCTGAAGACGAAAAATCCTAAATCGAAATATTCATTTCTGAAAGCGCTGCTGTAAAATATCTGGAAAAACATAAGGCTGAGCACCGTGGAAATCGCAGAAATTGCAATGAAATAAGCAAATTCTCTCCTTTTTGAATGCTTGCCTCTCTCGAAAACAAACCAGATGCTGAAAAAATAGTTTGAAATAATACCGCAGGAGGTTGAAAGAATGTTGCTTAAAGGAAAATGAACTCCGTACAGATTCTTTTCCCAGGCAAATATCGGCGGCAGCTGCACGCTGAAAAATTTAAATGTCCCAACTTCGATTACAGCGCTCATAGCGCCTGCTAACACAAAGAAAAGCACCTGTTTTTGGCTCAGCAGAAGTTGTTTCATTTTATCTTTTGTGCTGCAAATTTAAAATAATGTTAAACATTAATAAAATTATCAAAAGAAATTTTGCAGTTTCAAAAATATTTTTACCTTTAATCAATAAATTGCAAAAAATTACCTGATATCACCCTGCTGCTGAAAATTATTCGCTGGCAGCGCGGCTTATCTTGAAGATTCTCTAAGAATACATTGTCTGACTTTATCCTTTTTAACCATTAAATGTGAAAGTATTGTGAACAACTCAAGACGATACCGCAAATTTGAGCCTCAACAAAAACGTATTGAAGAGCTTGAAAAAACAAATGACCGCTTCAGGAGAGTTTATTCTGAATACCAAACGATGTCGGACGAGCTTTGGAATCTTGAAACCTCTGAAGGAGCATCTATTCCGGATGATTTCATTAACGCTGTAAAACTGCAGACCTCATATCTTGAAGACGAGATAGAAGACTGGCTTCTGGAAGAAAGCAGCGAAGATTAAGCATATAATTTTAAGATTAATTTTTATATTTTAGCATCTTTAAATTTTGTTAAAATATGATTGCTATTGTTGATGGCGGCTCCACAAAATGCGATTGGGTTATTTTGGATCATAACTGGGACATCGCCTTCAAGACAGAAACCATTGGGTTCAATCCCAATATCATAGACGTTTCACAAATTCCGGCAGAGATATTAAATAATCAGCAGCTTTCCGAAAACCGTTTTCAGGTGAATCATATTTATTTTTATGGTTCTGGCTGCGGTGTGCGCGAAAATTGCCTCAGGGTTGAAGATTCGCTGAAGAAAGTTTTTACAAACGCTAAAATTACCGTAAAAGAAGACCTTACTGCAGCAGCTTATTCAGCATACAACGGGAGGCCGGCCATCGTCTGTATTCTCGGGACCGGTTCCAATGCATGCTATTTCGATGGCGAAAACATTAAGCGCGAACTGCCGTCTCTTGGATTTTTAATAGGTGATGAAGGAAGCGGCTGCGCTCTTGGGAAGCTTTTGGTGAAGAACTATTTCATGAAAAAAATGCCGCCAGACCTTCACAAAGAATTTACGGAAGCTTATAACCTGAATATCGAGGATCTTATCGCAAATATGTACCACAATCCCCGGGCAAATGCTTATTTGGCAGAATTCAGCAGATTTATCGTTACACGCAAAGAGCATCCGTATCTGCAGCATCTCGTCTTTCAGGAACTGAAAAACTACCTCGATTATCAGGTCATTCCGTATGAGGAAAGTAAAAGCAGTGAGGTGAATTTCATTGGATCCATCGCCTATTATTACGAAGATATTTTGCGTTCAGCAGCAGCCGACCTGCACTTAAACATCGGCAAGATTGTGCAGAAGCCTATCGAAAGCCTTGTGGAATACCACAGACAGTACATTCTCCCGAATCTTGGGATATAATTTTTTAAATTTCAAATCAAATCAATGCCTACATACAAAAACAGAGACGAGAAAAACTTCAACCAAGCCGCTCTCGACTATCATAAAGCAGAACCAAAAGGTAAAATAGAAGTCATTCCATCAAAACCGCATTCCTCAGCGCGGGATCTTTCCCTGGCTTATTCGCCGGGCGTAGCAATTCCGTGTCTTGAGATTGAAAAAAATCCGCAAACCATTTACGATTATACCGGAAAAGGAAATCTGGTAGCAGTGATCTCCAATGGAACCGCGGTACTGGGACTGGGGGATATCGGTGCTGAAGCCTCAAAGCCGGTGATGGAAGGGAAAGGGCTTTTATTTAAAATTTTCGCAGACATCAATGTTTTTGATATCGAGATTAGTGAAAAAGATCCTGATAAATTCATCGAAATTGTCAAAGGAATTGCCCCAACTTTTGGCGGAATCAATCTTGAAGATATTAAAGCACCTGAAGCTTTCTATATCGAACAAAGACTGAAAGAAGAACTCAACATTCCGTTGATGCACGATGACCAGCACGGTACTGCAATCATTTCTGCAGCAGCTTTGCTGAATGCTCTGGAGCTGGCCGGAAAAAAGATTGATGAGGTGAAAATGGTCGTGAACGGTGCCGGAGCCGCAGCGATTGCCTGTACAAAACTTTATATCGCTCTCGGATTAAAGAAAGAAAACGTGCTGATGTGCGACAGCAAAGGCGTGATCAACCACAAAAGAGAAAATTTAACTCCGGAAAAGCTCGATTTTATCGTAAATACGGATAAAGATACCTTGGACGAAGCATTAATGGGTGCCGATGTTTTCGTTGGGCTTTCAAAAGGCGACGTGATGACGCCGGATATGCTGAACTCGATGGCAGAAAATCCAATTGTCTTTGGTTTGGCTAACCCAACTCCGGAAATTGATTATAATCTGGCGATAAAAACCCGCAAAGACGTGATCATGGCTACCGGAAGAAGCGATTTTCCTAACCAGGTGAACAATGTTTTGGGCTTCCCATATATTTTCCGTGGCGCTTTGGATGTGCAGGCTTCAGGAATTAATGAAGAAATGAAATTGGCGGCAGTTCACGCCCTTGCAGATCTTGCCAAAGAACCTGTTCCGGAAGCTGTGATTTTAGCTTACAATTTGAAATCTTTGAATTTCGGCAGAGATTATTTTATTCCCAAGCCCTTCGATAACCGTTTGATCACAAGGGTTTCTATCGCTGTGGCAAAAGCAGCTATGGAAAGCGGTATTGCGGGAAGAGCGATCACCGATTTTGAGGAGTATGAAAACAATCTCCTCGACAGAATGGGGCGCGACGAGAAACTGATCCGTATGATGCAGAACAGGGCGCGTTCAAACCCGAAAAGAATTACACTTGGAAATGCTGAAGAGTATAATGTCCTGAAAGCTGCACAAATTCTTTACGAAGAAGGGATTGCGCAACCTATTCTCTTGGGTGAGAAAAAATTCATCAGGGAGCAAATGCAGAAATTCGGAATCGAAATCGATGTGCCAATCGTGGATCCGATGGATGATGACCAGGAAGAAAAACGCCGCGAATACCGGGATACGCTTTGGAAACTTCGCCAAAGAAAAGGTATGAATGAGTACAAGGCGAAACGTTTTGTCCGCCAGCGTGATTATTTTGGCCCGCTGATGCTGAAACACGGCGATACCGACGGGCTGATTGTCGGCTTTTCTAAAAATTACACCTCTGTACTCCGGCCGGTTTTAGAAGTCATTGAAAAAGAAAACGGTGTAGATAAAGTAGCTGGGATGATGATGATCTTAACCGAGAAGAAACCGATTTTCTTTGCAGATACATCCATCAATGCGGATCCGTCAGTCGAAGATTTGGTCAACATTGCGAAAATGGCTGAAATTACTGTGAAAACTTTCGCCATCGAACCAAGAATTGCGATGCTGGGCTACGAAAATTTCGCAGGAATCTCAGAGACTTCCAAGAAAGTGGCAAAAGCGGTCGAAATTCTTCACCAAAAGTTTCCTAAAATGGTTGTTGATGGCGAAATTCAGCCTGACTTTGCGATGAATGCAGACCATTTGGCAGATTATCCTTTCTCCAAACTGGGCACAACACCGGCAAACGTTTTTGTGTTCCCGAATCTTGAAAGTGCGAACCTTTCATACAAAATTATCAGAGGAATGAAAGTAGCGCAGGTTGTAGGACCTATTTTAATGGGCTTGAAACAGCCGGTCCACGTGGTGCAGATGCGTTCCAGTGTGGATGAAATCGTGAATTTGGCCACCATTGCCGTTCTGGATGCGCAGAGAAGAGAAGAAATGAAAAAGTCCGGAAAATGATTTACTCGTTAAAAGGAACTGTACAGGAACTCACACCAACTTATACCGTCATCGATGTTAACGGTGTTGGTTATTACGTGGGAATCAGCCTGCAGACCTCAGAAAAACTAAATTTGGGTAAGGAAACTTTTCTCTTTACCCAACAAATTATCCGTGAAGATGCAAATTTGCTTTTTGGGTTTCATACTTCTTCGGAAAAAGAGATGTTTAATCTTCTGATAAGCGTGAACGGCGTTGGCCCGGTATCGGCGCTCATCATGCTGTCCTCATTGAATAATGTGGAGATTGGCAATGCGGTTTTATCGGGTAACAGTGGGCTTTTGCAAAGGGTAAAAGGTATCGGTGCCAAAACCGCAGAAAGAATAATTGTTGACCTGAGAGATAAAGTACAAAAATTCAGTACCGAAGAGAAAAATAATTCTGTTTCAGTAAATAATAAAGTAAAGGAAGAATCGTTATCTGCATTAGAAGTTTTAGGAATTTCTAAAAAAATGAGCGAAAAAATTGCGGACAGGTTCCTGAAACAAAAGCCGGAAATTTCGGTCGAAGATCTTGTAAAGCAGATTTTAAAAAACCTTTAAAAACACTTGGTGAGAAAGAATTTTATAATTTATAGATTATCTGTTTTCCTATTTCTGTTCTTTTCTTTTGCTAAATCTACTGCCCAGGCCTTGCCGCAGGACAGTATAAGCATCCGGAAAGATTTCAGTCTGCCCAATCCTACACGCTACGAAGCTTTCTACGATGTGGAAACCGGAATGTATTTTCTTTATCCAAAGATTGGGAACACGGTCATCGGCGCACCCACGGTGATGACGGTGAGGGAATATCAGGATTATGTGATGAGCACCCAGCTTGCAGATTACTACCGAGAGAAATCTGCTAATTATAATGTGATTTTCCGTAAAGACCAGACGGAAGCCCAGAAAAAAGGGCTCATTCCGGCAGTTTTGGTGAAAAACAAATTATTTGAAAGCATTTTCGGAAGCAACAAAATAGAGCTTATACCGCAGGGATTTGCCTCTTTCGACTTGGGTGGACTTTACCAAAAAATTGACAATCCTTTAATACTGCCGCAGAACCGAAGCAATTTCGCAATCAACATCCAGCAAAGAATTCAGCTTGGTTTGTTGGGGAAAGTCGGAGAAAATTTACAGCTTAGGGCCAACTACGACACGCAGAGCGGTTTCGCCTTCGAAAATCGTATGAATTTAGTTTGGCAGGCCAAAGGCACCTGGAAAGACCTTCAGAGCAAGGGACTGAATGATCCCACCACCGGCGGCGAAGACAAAATCATAAAAAGGGTGGAATTCGGAAATGTGAATATGCCGCTGTCTACCGGTTTAATCCGCGGTTCGCAGTCGCTTTTTGGTTTAAAAACCGAATTCCAGCTTGGTAAAACCTACGGAACGATGGTTTTTTCGCAACAGCAGGGCGAGGCGAGAAATATTGTCGTTCAGGGTGGTGGAGCATTGCAGACTTTTAAAATAAACGCGATTGATTATGAGGAAAACCAGCACTATTACTTGGGACATTATTTCCTCAACAATTATGACAATGCGCTTTTGAATTACCCTTTAATCAATTCAAAAATAAATATCAACCGTATTGAAGCCTGGGTTCTTGAACAGGGTTCGGGGAATCTTCAGGATCAGAAAAGTATCATCGGTATCAGGGATTTGGGTGAAGGAACGTCAGGATACCCGAGCAACCTCCAAAATAATCTCTATCAAAACATCAGCAATCTGGGAGCAGGGCTTCGTGACCCGAATACAGCTTACAACACCATTAAAGGTCAAAGTTTCCCAAATGCCAGTGGCGCACCGGAAGTTTATATAGACGGTGAACAGTTTATCTTCAACAGAAAAGCAAGAAGGCTGAATCCTAACGAATTTACTTACGACAGGCAGTTAGGATATTTATCACTAAATCAAAAATTAAATGACAATCAGCTGCTGGCAGTTGCTTATTCGTACACCGTGAACGGCGAAAGAACGGTTTACAAAGTAGGAGAGTTTTCCGAGGAAAGCCCGGTTTTAATCACAAAACTTTTAAAGCCGAATACCACGGTGAAAACCACATCCCCCATGTGGAACCTCATGATGAAGAACGTTTACCCGATCAATGCCAACCAAATTTCACAGGAAAACTTCGCCGCAAACGTTTATTACAATTCACCGCAAAACGGTAAAGTAAATTACCTGCCGGGAACCAATGTACAGGACATCAACCTTCTCAAGCTTTTAAACTGGGACAGGCTAAACCTGAACAATGACCTTCAGAATAACGGAACTGATACCGGCGACGGCCTTTTTGATTTCGTTGAAGGAATCACCATCAAATCTCAGGACGGAAAACTGATTTTCACCAAATCTCAGCCTT
The sequence above is a segment of the Chryseobacterium taklimakanense genome. Coding sequences within it:
- a CDS encoding MFS transporter; amino-acid sequence: MSVNTKQTNWGQFIPLVTVFFFWGFVAASNDILIPVFKKAFNLTQMQSQMVQFAFYVAYTVGSLIYMLISKGMKQDLINKIGYKNGLILGLLISAAGTLLFIPAANAGSFVLMISGLFTVGLGFSLQQIVANPLAIALGPNETGSQRLTMAGGINNFGTTIGPLIVSFAIFGSATAANTEASVESVKIPYLILGAAFVLVALLLKFSSLPKATETNTADTHDLQPGHHRKSAFAFPQLVLGMIAIFVYVGVEVSTASNLPAYMENNLGFETKDIAPYVSLYWASLMIGRWTGAVEAFDAGAGFKKTMRFIAPYLAFAVFLLVNFIAQHDLKPFYIYAFVILVMIAADIASKGNPARMLLIFSCLGILALLIGMLTSGMVSVYAFTSVGLFCSTLWPCIFALAINGLGKHTNEGSGYLIMMIMGGGIVSLLQGYIADLTNIHFSYIVGIVCFAYLAFYAVRVTGILRAQGIELDKVKTEGGH
- a CDS encoding GtrA family protein; this translates as MKQLLLSQKQVLFFVLAGAMSAVIEVGTFKFFSVQLPPIFAWEKNLYGVHFPLSNILSTSCGIISNYFFSIWFVFERGKHSKRREFAYFIAISAISTVLSLMFFQIFYSSAFRNEYFDLGFFVFSPEMLSKIAAIVLVSVLNYSVKKRIIFSG
- a CDS encoding BadF/BadG/BcrA/BcrD ATPase family protein; the encoded protein is MIAIVDGGSTKCDWVILDHNWDIAFKTETIGFNPNIIDVSQIPAEILNNQQLSENRFQVNHIYFYGSGCGVRENCLRVEDSLKKVFTNAKITVKEDLTAAAYSAYNGRPAIVCILGTGSNACYFDGENIKRELPSLGFLIGDEGSGCALGKLLVKNYFMKKMPPDLHKEFTEAYNLNIEDLIANMYHNPRANAYLAEFSRFIVTRKEHPYLQHLVFQELKNYLDYQVIPYEESKSSEVNFIGSIAYYYEDILRSAAADLHLNIGKIVQKPIESLVEYHRQYILPNLGI
- a CDS encoding NADP-dependent malic enzyme — protein: MPTYKNRDEKNFNQAALDYHKAEPKGKIEVIPSKPHSSARDLSLAYSPGVAIPCLEIEKNPQTIYDYTGKGNLVAVISNGTAVLGLGDIGAEASKPVMEGKGLLFKIFADINVFDIEISEKDPDKFIEIVKGIAPTFGGINLEDIKAPEAFYIEQRLKEELNIPLMHDDQHGTAIISAAALLNALELAGKKIDEVKMVVNGAGAAAIACTKLYIALGLKKENVLMCDSKGVINHKRENLTPEKLDFIVNTDKDTLDEALMGADVFVGLSKGDVMTPDMLNSMAENPIVFGLANPTPEIDYNLAIKTRKDVIMATGRSDFPNQVNNVLGFPYIFRGALDVQASGINEEMKLAAVHALADLAKEPVPEAVILAYNLKSLNFGRDYFIPKPFDNRLITRVSIAVAKAAMESGIAGRAITDFEEYENNLLDRMGRDEKLIRMMQNRARSNPKRITLGNAEEYNVLKAAQILYEEGIAQPILLGEKKFIREQMQKFGIEIDVPIVDPMDDDQEEKRREYRDTLWKLRQRKGMNEYKAKRFVRQRDYFGPLMLKHGDTDGLIVGFSKNYTSVLRPVLEVIEKENGVDKVAGMMMILTEKKPIFFADTSINADPSVEDLVNIAKMAEITVKTFAIEPRIAMLGYENFAGISETSKKVAKAVEILHQKFPKMVVDGEIQPDFAMNADHLADYPFSKLGTTPANVFVFPNLESANLSYKIIRGMKVAQVVGPILMGLKQPVHVVQMRSSVDEIVNLATIAVLDAQRREEMKKSGK
- the ruvA gene encoding Holliday junction branch migration protein RuvA codes for the protein MIYSLKGTVQELTPTYTVIDVNGVGYYVGISLQTSEKLNLGKETFLFTQQIIREDANLLFGFHTSSEKEMFNLLISVNGVGPVSALIMLSSLNNVEIGNAVLSGNSGLLQRVKGIGAKTAERIIVDLRDKVQKFSTEEKNNSVSVNNKVKEESLSALEVLGISKKMSEKIADRFLKQKPEISVEDLVKQILKNL
- a CDS encoding lysophospholipid acyltransferase family protein, producing MKKILNYLWRAWFLFLAFLFILIFGLPVILLSIKESHFKYAYIFIRWWCIILFYGMGFRYELIKKTEKSIDKKRQYIFISNHTSIIDIMLMSVLHPHHPLCFIGKKELANIPVFSIIYKRICILVDRKDPRSRADVYRRAAEKMNHGQNIVIFPEGGVPDDSSIILDTFKDGAFILSAKHDFPIAVYTFAGLKEMFPFDYSKGFPGKVQVYLNEILEPSANTQELKLISHNEIKKTLTEYFETK
- a CDS encoding DUF3810 domain-containing protein, which translates into the protein MNNTKILSKKRFWAGVLLAQFLLFYLFSKIDFIIRLAESFFEKQKAIHQSLFSKFNFSVGDVFYVLLAVLLIYLILRTVLKRGQRNGVRLLIILNIIYFSYQIFWGLLYFQDPISEKLPDYEIKLDDAKALSLIYLEKCKRTRAQVQEDRNGVFKVYDKNLVVEEILRNQKQLPQFLNPKAGSDVDSFKSSLFKDIMSYTGIYGYYNPFTAEAQYNPKLPSTHLPFTLAHESAHQLGYAREQEANFIGYLIGVNSRNMDLKYSTEYFVLKSLLNLIVEQDEKFVKAVIARYSPGMKRDRLYEIMFRYRHSGVLDSFFGFTNNIFLKTNQQEGSITYSYFNDLLIRYEKEHQ